A DNA window from Paralichthys olivaceus isolate ysfri-2021 chromosome 11, ASM2471397v2, whole genome shotgun sequence contains the following coding sequences:
- the npat gene encoding protein NPAT isoform X1, giving the protein MLLPSDVARLVLGYLQEEGLSATSQAFIHESPNLKEYAEHTTLDGTIPACVFSIFGKGLATILNEYVAAKTKESCHEVPVMMTSLWKKLDFTLNQIKSLQNSPAISACQRTRSRIGLANMARQRVLTVASAGSMVCSTVSETSSIISPAHTSHSMFSHSTPVSYSAPHIRQALGSGAPQQIHDGSRLLNTPRDSPVHIIVSENRLNPGPMSPGRRKWDTPRKRGGAQSGASGPGRSATAVSSVSAEPEPEEVVDENFPQLVIQNARDKILGDRSLQEKLAENINKILANEPTPQTSKASSATMETDQSIDEILGLQGEIHMSDDAIHDILEQTESDPAFQALFDLFDYNKSKFPDGEPGDGDVSSSPEESDAAGSSLTFRPPASDDPGTTQRDTNVSDTNPVTVKMRAGQDRKARKSAASILLKKTLLAPRGRASRIEGSSARLLVSHGEHQGVSPAARNSNRIERASLVNNIVAVTPMDIDEPLNTPPPPSDCMSSFEPATKDSTSATGLCESVPSSRASAALVAPLVTSTSNMDNKEEHKQAQHSTEQPTVPSSALSNQPAYLSPVQVELTPASTVDLSAIAVSSDRGYTLPVCTHSVTLDSASSTSASSNATVTAVPASPSASSVAPFRATPDSPICASASTTLTATPASSTPASPASFSSCAPVASAPDPSSTNVNPQSKAASDSSGIVSLKIIISDNQEEESASNAALNQAISSISEDKMPTIYLSSPAKSLGYSGVPGNPGTPKNNLDEVAQAVSGLQSFEAMASPLTGKAGGLLASPLTGTSQAQQSYVIQLPLDNTNPTLQGTTASYFLVTEPPTADAQSRPVLLPAGVSKGQPLPTNQFGATTSTHPRSFSTGSALILPSPVKPMMLPISVVGPNSLGNVQMVSNQLVAIPNPLLVKQPETVNHKPSIVAVKQSTTAGTEETVVGKVIQPASAEKTSQQDAAKCSSHRRILCFDSSARVQLQTTETPKTTSPAATNTSTPRSVQQPGKDKTQLAPQTRPAILSGNKPKRRIEIIRCSTDSQTAGGLVKEAENSRPPQQHHKDPVKKNSRKQDHKINNQESRSASASRVGSSQPETLKKLESGRRSKSTDKKPTHDGGEAKAHDSQRSRMSSDSATKPGSRKDKEESSRKEPAEKAPAKSREGRTEKRNPSQETPNVTANKENEIKQQPSTSASSASSDFNPQAVTQPESNPQSKATKAQSKTCSLVKQAAEMLQDIQELNSPSTPAKRPGASTSDISLPSTPGTGCNQEESTDYPRTPSRQKKGGEGPHKRLMPPNTPDVPTCSPSSEAGSENSINMAAHTLMILSRAAIARTGTPLKDSLRQDGVGEKSPTSSKSSKKRKQSSPTATAPAKKESKLSPSKKKEREKKKLVDCFPHDLDVDKFLSSLHYDE; this is encoded by the exons ATGTTGCTGCCGTCGGACGTCGCGCGGCTTGTTTTGG GTTACCTCCAAGAAGAGGGGCTGTCCGCCACGAGCCAAGCTTTCATCCATGAGAGCCCCAATCTGAAGGAGTATGCTGAACACACCACACTAGATGGGACTATTCCTGCCTGTGTATTT TCAATCTTTGGGAAAGGCCTCGCAACCATCTTAAATGAGTATGTGGCTGCCAAAACAAAAG agtCTTGTCATGAAGTACCTGTGATGATGACCTCTTTGTGGAAAAAGTTGGATTTTACACTCAACCAAATCAA GTCACTACAGAATTCGCCAGCTATATCAGCATGTCAGAGAA CACGTTCACGCATTGGATTAGCAAACATGGCAAGACAGCGGGTCCTGACTGTGGCTTCAGCCGGTTCTATGGTCTGCTCTACAGTTTCTGAAACAAGCTCCATCATCAGCCCGGCACACACATCGCACAGCATGTTCAGCCACTCCACCCCTGTGAGCTACTCTGCTCCGCACATCAGACAAGCTCTTGGCAGTGGCGCACCCCAACAGATCCACGATGGCAGCCGATTACTGAATACACCCA GGGATTCACCGGTTCATATCATTGTGTCAGAGAATCGGCTAAATCCAGGCCCAATGTCCCCTGGACGACGGAAATG GGACACACCCAGGAAGAGAGGTGGTGCTCAGAGTGGAGCCAGTGGTCCTGGAAGATCTGCCACAGCTGTCAGTAGCGTCAGTGCTGAACCGGAGCCTGAAGAGGTTGTTGATGAAAATTTTCCT CAACTTGTGATACAAAATGCACGTGACAAGATACTGGGTGACAGATCATTACAAGAGAAGCTTGctgaaaacatcaacaaaatccTTGCCAA TGAGCCAACGCCGCAAACATCAAAGGCCTCTTCAGCCACAATGGAGACAGACCAGTCCATAGATGAAATCCTAGGATTACAG GGAGAAATCCACATGAGTGACGACGCCATCCACGACATTTTAGAGCAAACAGAGTCCGACCCAGCTTTTCAGGCCCTCTTTGACCTCTTCGATTACA ATAAATCCAAATTCCCTGATGGAGAACCAGGGGATGGAGATGTGAGCAGTAGTCCCGAAGAGAGTGATGCTGCTGGATCTTCATTGACGTTCAGACCCCCTGCGAGTGATGATCCAG gcaCTACACAGAGAGATACTAACGTTTCTGATACAAACCCTGTGACAGTAAAGATGAGAGCCGGACAAGATCGTAAGGCCAGGAAGTCTGCTGCTTCCATCTTGTTAAAGAAAACGCTTCTTGCCCCCAGAGGTAGAGCATCCAGAATTGAGGGCAGTTCAGCCAGATTGTTAGTAAGTCATGGGGAGCACCAAGGTGTCTCACCTGCTGCAAGGAACTCCAACAGAATAGAAAGAGCCTCGCTCGTCAATAACATTGTTGCTGTTACACCGATGGATATTGATGAACCATTGAAtacaccccctcctccttcagacTGCATGAGCTCTTTTGAGCCTGCCACTAAAGACAGCACCTCCGCAACTGGCCTCTGTGAATCTGTTCCCTCATCAAGAGCCTCTGCTGCTCTTGTTGCACCATTGGTGACGTCAACCTCTAATATGGATAACAAAGAGGAGCATAAACAAGCACAACATTCTACAGAGCAACCTACAGTCCCCTCTTCAGCTCTGAGTAATCAGCCTGCCTATTTGTCTCCTGTACAAGTTGAACTCACTCCTGCGTCGACTGTTGACCTGTCTGCTATCGCGGTTTCTAGCGATAGAGGATACACTCTTCCAGTGTGTACTCACTCCGTAACATTGGACTCTGCCTCTTCCACATCTGCTTCCTCAAACGCCACAGTTACAGCTGTGCCTGCCTCACCATCAGCTTCCTCGGTTGCACCATTCAGAGCAACACCTGACTCACCCATATGTGCTTCTGCCTCTACAACTCTCACCGCTACCCCAGCCTCATCCACACCTGCCTCCCCTGCATCATTCTCCTCCTGCGCCCCAGTTGCATCAGCACCTGATCCTTCTTCCACCAATGTCAACCCCCAAAGCAAGGCTGCCTCAGATTCCAGCGGTATAGTTTCTTTGAAGATCATCATCAGCGATAaccaggaagaggagtcggccaGCAACGCTGCCTTGAATCAGGCAATTTCCAGCATCTCTGAGGATAAGATGCCCACCATCTATCTTTCCTCTCCAGCCAAGTCCCTTGGATACTCTGGCGTCCCTGGCAACCCTGGCACCCCAAAGAATAACTTGGATGAGGTTGCACAGGCAGTTAGTGGTTTACAGAGCTTTGAGGCAATGGCTAGTCCCCTCACCGGTAAGGCTGGGGGATTGCTGGCATCTCCATTAACAGGGACATCGCAGGCCCAGCAAAGCTACGTAATTCAACTACCCCTGGACAACACTAACCCTACTCTCCAAGGAACAACTGCCAGCTATTTCCTTGTGACTGAACCCCCGACTGCAGACGCTCAATCCAGACCGGTGCTACTCCCTGCTGGTGTCTCAAAGGGACAACCTTTGCCTACCAACCAGTTTGGGGCGACTACTTCAACTCATCCTCGAAGCTTCTCCACTG ggTCAGCCCTCATCTTACCATCACCTGTTAAACCCATGATGCTTCCTATTTCTGTTGTGGGCCCGAACTCTCTGGGGAATGTCCAGATGGTGTCTAATCAG CTGGTTGCCATACCAAATCCATTGTTGGTAAAGCAGCCAGAAACCGTCAACCACAAACCTTCCATAGTGGCAGTCAAACAGTCCACAACTGCTG GCACTGAGGAAACTGTGGTTGGTAAAGTAATTCAACCTGCTTCAGCTGAAAAGACGAGCCAGCAGGATGCAGCAAAGTGTTCCAGTCATCGTAGAATTTTATGCTTTGACTCTTCTGCAAGAGTTCAACTACAAACTACTGAAACACCAAAAACCACCTCACCTGCAGCCACAAATACATCTACACCAAGATCTGTCCAGCAACCTGGGAAAGATAAAACTCAACTAGCCCCTCAAACACGGCCTGCTATCTTAAGTGGCAACAAGCCCAAGAGGAGAATAGAGATTATCAGATGCTCAACAGATTCCCAGACTGCAGGAGGGTTAGTGAAGGAGGCAGAGAACTCCAGGCCTCCACAACAGCACCATAAAGATCCTGTTAAAAAGAACTCTCGCAAACAAGATCATAAGATCAACAACCAAGAGTCTCGAAGCGCAAGTGCCAGCAGGGTTGGTTCTTCACAGCCTGAGACTTTGAAAAAGTTAGAATCAGGAAGAAGATCAAAATCTACTGACAAGAAACCCACACATGATGGTGGAGAAGCAAAAGCTCATGATTCTCAGAGGTCTAGGATGTCTTCTGACTCTGCAACGAAACCAGGAAGTAGAAAGGACAAAGAGGAAAGTAGCCGGAAAGAACCTGCAGAAAAGGCTCCTGCCAAATCACGAGAGGGCCGCACGGAAAAGAGGAATCCTTCTCAGGAAACACCAAATGTGACAGCCAACAAGGAGAATGAAATTAAACAGCAACCGTCTACATCTGCATCCTCAGCATCAAGCGACTTTAACCCTCAAGCTGTCACTCAACCAGAATCTAATCCCCAGTCCAAGGCTACAAAAGCCCAGTCAAAGACCTGTTCTCTGGTTAAACAGGCAGCTGAGATGCTGCAGGACATCCAGGAACTAAACTCTCCTTCCACCCCAGCCAAGAGGCCTGGAGCAAGTACCTCAGATATAAGCCTACCCAGTACCCCCGGGACCGGCTGTAACCAGGAGGAGTCCACCGACTATCCCAGGACTCCCTCCAGACAGAAAAAGGGTGGAGAAGGGCCTCACAAGCGTCTCATGCCTCCCAACACCCCGGACGTCCCCACCTGCAGCCCCTCCAGTGAGGCTGGCAGTGAAAACAGCATTAACATGGCTGCTCACACACTCATGATTCTTTCTCGTGCTGCCATAGCTAGAACGGGCACTCCCCTGAAGGACAGTTTACGTCAGGATGGAGTTGGAGAAAAGTCCCCCACAAGCTCAAAGAGCTCTAAAAAACGCAAACAGTCTTCACCCACAGCCACAGCGCCTGCCAAGAAAGAGTCCAAACTATCGCCCAGCAAAAAGAAAGAGCGG gagaagaagaaactcGTTGATTGCTTTCCCCACGACTTGGATGTGGATAAGTTCCTGTCGTCACTTCACTATGAtgagtga
- the npat gene encoding protein NPAT isoform X2, translated as MLLPSDVARLVLGYLQEEGLSATSQAFIHESPNLKEYAEHTTLDGTIPACVFSIFGKGLATILNEYVAAKTKESCHEVPVMMTSLWKKLDFTLNQIKSLQNSPAISACQRTRSRIGLANMARQRVLTVASAGSMVCSTVSETSSIISPAHTSHSMFSHSTPVSYSAPHIRQALGSGAPQQIHDGSRLLNTPRDSPVHIIVSENRLNPGPMSPGRRKWDTPRKRGGAQSGASGPGRSATAVSSVSAEPEPEEQLVIQNARDKILGDRSLQEKLAENINKILANEPTPQTSKASSATMETDQSIDEILGLQGEIHMSDDAIHDILEQTESDPAFQALFDLFDYNKSKFPDGEPGDGDVSSSPEESDAAGSSLTFRPPASDDPGTTQRDTNVSDTNPVTVKMRAGQDRKARKSAASILLKKTLLAPRGRASRIEGSSARLLVSHGEHQGVSPAARNSNRIERASLVNNIVAVTPMDIDEPLNTPPPPSDCMSSFEPATKDSTSATGLCESVPSSRASAALVAPLVTSTSNMDNKEEHKQAQHSTEQPTVPSSALSNQPAYLSPVQVELTPASTVDLSAIAVSSDRGYTLPVCTHSVTLDSASSTSASSNATVTAVPASPSASSVAPFRATPDSPICASASTTLTATPASSTPASPASFSSCAPVASAPDPSSTNVNPQSKAASDSSGIVSLKIIISDNQEEESASNAALNQAISSISEDKMPTIYLSSPAKSLGYSGVPGNPGTPKNNLDEVAQAVSGLQSFEAMASPLTGKAGGLLASPLTGTSQAQQSYVIQLPLDNTNPTLQGTTASYFLVTEPPTADAQSRPVLLPAGVSKGQPLPTNQFGATTSTHPRSFSTGSALILPSPVKPMMLPISVVGPNSLGNVQMVSNQLVAIPNPLLVKQPETVNHKPSIVAVKQSTTAGTEETVVGKVIQPASAEKTSQQDAAKCSSHRRILCFDSSARVQLQTTETPKTTSPAATNTSTPRSVQQPGKDKTQLAPQTRPAILSGNKPKRRIEIIRCSTDSQTAGGLVKEAENSRPPQQHHKDPVKKNSRKQDHKINNQESRSASASRVGSSQPETLKKLESGRRSKSTDKKPTHDGGEAKAHDSQRSRMSSDSATKPGSRKDKEESSRKEPAEKAPAKSREGRTEKRNPSQETPNVTANKENEIKQQPSTSASSASSDFNPQAVTQPESNPQSKATKAQSKTCSLVKQAAEMLQDIQELNSPSTPAKRPGASTSDISLPSTPGTGCNQEESTDYPRTPSRQKKGGEGPHKRLMPPNTPDVPTCSPSSEAGSENSINMAAHTLMILSRAAIARTGTPLKDSLRQDGVGEKSPTSSKSSKKRKQSSPTATAPAKKESKLSPSKKKEREKKKLVDCFPHDLDVDKFLSSLHYDE; from the exons ATGTTGCTGCCGTCGGACGTCGCGCGGCTTGTTTTGG GTTACCTCCAAGAAGAGGGGCTGTCCGCCACGAGCCAAGCTTTCATCCATGAGAGCCCCAATCTGAAGGAGTATGCTGAACACACCACACTAGATGGGACTATTCCTGCCTGTGTATTT TCAATCTTTGGGAAAGGCCTCGCAACCATCTTAAATGAGTATGTGGCTGCCAAAACAAAAG agtCTTGTCATGAAGTACCTGTGATGATGACCTCTTTGTGGAAAAAGTTGGATTTTACACTCAACCAAATCAA GTCACTACAGAATTCGCCAGCTATATCAGCATGTCAGAGAA CACGTTCACGCATTGGATTAGCAAACATGGCAAGACAGCGGGTCCTGACTGTGGCTTCAGCCGGTTCTATGGTCTGCTCTACAGTTTCTGAAACAAGCTCCATCATCAGCCCGGCACACACATCGCACAGCATGTTCAGCCACTCCACCCCTGTGAGCTACTCTGCTCCGCACATCAGACAAGCTCTTGGCAGTGGCGCACCCCAACAGATCCACGATGGCAGCCGATTACTGAATACACCCA GGGATTCACCGGTTCATATCATTGTGTCAGAGAATCGGCTAAATCCAGGCCCAATGTCCCCTGGACGACGGAAATG GGACACACCCAGGAAGAGAGGTGGTGCTCAGAGTGGAGCCAGTGGTCCTGGAAGATCTGCCACAGCTGTCAGTAGCGTCAGTGCTGAACCGGAGCCTGAAGAG CAACTTGTGATACAAAATGCACGTGACAAGATACTGGGTGACAGATCATTACAAGAGAAGCTTGctgaaaacatcaacaaaatccTTGCCAA TGAGCCAACGCCGCAAACATCAAAGGCCTCTTCAGCCACAATGGAGACAGACCAGTCCATAGATGAAATCCTAGGATTACAG GGAGAAATCCACATGAGTGACGACGCCATCCACGACATTTTAGAGCAAACAGAGTCCGACCCAGCTTTTCAGGCCCTCTTTGACCTCTTCGATTACA ATAAATCCAAATTCCCTGATGGAGAACCAGGGGATGGAGATGTGAGCAGTAGTCCCGAAGAGAGTGATGCTGCTGGATCTTCATTGACGTTCAGACCCCCTGCGAGTGATGATCCAG gcaCTACACAGAGAGATACTAACGTTTCTGATACAAACCCTGTGACAGTAAAGATGAGAGCCGGACAAGATCGTAAGGCCAGGAAGTCTGCTGCTTCCATCTTGTTAAAGAAAACGCTTCTTGCCCCCAGAGGTAGAGCATCCAGAATTGAGGGCAGTTCAGCCAGATTGTTAGTAAGTCATGGGGAGCACCAAGGTGTCTCACCTGCTGCAAGGAACTCCAACAGAATAGAAAGAGCCTCGCTCGTCAATAACATTGTTGCTGTTACACCGATGGATATTGATGAACCATTGAAtacaccccctcctccttcagacTGCATGAGCTCTTTTGAGCCTGCCACTAAAGACAGCACCTCCGCAACTGGCCTCTGTGAATCTGTTCCCTCATCAAGAGCCTCTGCTGCTCTTGTTGCACCATTGGTGACGTCAACCTCTAATATGGATAACAAAGAGGAGCATAAACAAGCACAACATTCTACAGAGCAACCTACAGTCCCCTCTTCAGCTCTGAGTAATCAGCCTGCCTATTTGTCTCCTGTACAAGTTGAACTCACTCCTGCGTCGACTGTTGACCTGTCTGCTATCGCGGTTTCTAGCGATAGAGGATACACTCTTCCAGTGTGTACTCACTCCGTAACATTGGACTCTGCCTCTTCCACATCTGCTTCCTCAAACGCCACAGTTACAGCTGTGCCTGCCTCACCATCAGCTTCCTCGGTTGCACCATTCAGAGCAACACCTGACTCACCCATATGTGCTTCTGCCTCTACAACTCTCACCGCTACCCCAGCCTCATCCACACCTGCCTCCCCTGCATCATTCTCCTCCTGCGCCCCAGTTGCATCAGCACCTGATCCTTCTTCCACCAATGTCAACCCCCAAAGCAAGGCTGCCTCAGATTCCAGCGGTATAGTTTCTTTGAAGATCATCATCAGCGATAaccaggaagaggagtcggccaGCAACGCTGCCTTGAATCAGGCAATTTCCAGCATCTCTGAGGATAAGATGCCCACCATCTATCTTTCCTCTCCAGCCAAGTCCCTTGGATACTCTGGCGTCCCTGGCAACCCTGGCACCCCAAAGAATAACTTGGATGAGGTTGCACAGGCAGTTAGTGGTTTACAGAGCTTTGAGGCAATGGCTAGTCCCCTCACCGGTAAGGCTGGGGGATTGCTGGCATCTCCATTAACAGGGACATCGCAGGCCCAGCAAAGCTACGTAATTCAACTACCCCTGGACAACACTAACCCTACTCTCCAAGGAACAACTGCCAGCTATTTCCTTGTGACTGAACCCCCGACTGCAGACGCTCAATCCAGACCGGTGCTACTCCCTGCTGGTGTCTCAAAGGGACAACCTTTGCCTACCAACCAGTTTGGGGCGACTACTTCAACTCATCCTCGAAGCTTCTCCACTG ggTCAGCCCTCATCTTACCATCACCTGTTAAACCCATGATGCTTCCTATTTCTGTTGTGGGCCCGAACTCTCTGGGGAATGTCCAGATGGTGTCTAATCAG CTGGTTGCCATACCAAATCCATTGTTGGTAAAGCAGCCAGAAACCGTCAACCACAAACCTTCCATAGTGGCAGTCAAACAGTCCACAACTGCTG GCACTGAGGAAACTGTGGTTGGTAAAGTAATTCAACCTGCTTCAGCTGAAAAGACGAGCCAGCAGGATGCAGCAAAGTGTTCCAGTCATCGTAGAATTTTATGCTTTGACTCTTCTGCAAGAGTTCAACTACAAACTACTGAAACACCAAAAACCACCTCACCTGCAGCCACAAATACATCTACACCAAGATCTGTCCAGCAACCTGGGAAAGATAAAACTCAACTAGCCCCTCAAACACGGCCTGCTATCTTAAGTGGCAACAAGCCCAAGAGGAGAATAGAGATTATCAGATGCTCAACAGATTCCCAGACTGCAGGAGGGTTAGTGAAGGAGGCAGAGAACTCCAGGCCTCCACAACAGCACCATAAAGATCCTGTTAAAAAGAACTCTCGCAAACAAGATCATAAGATCAACAACCAAGAGTCTCGAAGCGCAAGTGCCAGCAGGGTTGGTTCTTCACAGCCTGAGACTTTGAAAAAGTTAGAATCAGGAAGAAGATCAAAATCTACTGACAAGAAACCCACACATGATGGTGGAGAAGCAAAAGCTCATGATTCTCAGAGGTCTAGGATGTCTTCTGACTCTGCAACGAAACCAGGAAGTAGAAAGGACAAAGAGGAAAGTAGCCGGAAAGAACCTGCAGAAAAGGCTCCTGCCAAATCACGAGAGGGCCGCACGGAAAAGAGGAATCCTTCTCAGGAAACACCAAATGTGACAGCCAACAAGGAGAATGAAATTAAACAGCAACCGTCTACATCTGCATCCTCAGCATCAAGCGACTTTAACCCTCAAGCTGTCACTCAACCAGAATCTAATCCCCAGTCCAAGGCTACAAAAGCCCAGTCAAAGACCTGTTCTCTGGTTAAACAGGCAGCTGAGATGCTGCAGGACATCCAGGAACTAAACTCTCCTTCCACCCCAGCCAAGAGGCCTGGAGCAAGTACCTCAGATATAAGCCTACCCAGTACCCCCGGGACCGGCTGTAACCAGGAGGAGTCCACCGACTATCCCAGGACTCCCTCCAGACAGAAAAAGGGTGGAGAAGGGCCTCACAAGCGTCTCATGCCTCCCAACACCCCGGACGTCCCCACCTGCAGCCCCTCCAGTGAGGCTGGCAGTGAAAACAGCATTAACATGGCTGCTCACACACTCATGATTCTTTCTCGTGCTGCCATAGCTAGAACGGGCACTCCCCTGAAGGACAGTTTACGTCAGGATGGAGTTGGAGAAAAGTCCCCCACAAGCTCAAAGAGCTCTAAAAAACGCAAACAGTCTTCACCCACAGCCACAGCGCCTGCCAAGAAAGAGTCCAAACTATCGCCCAGCAAAAAGAAAGAGCGG gagaagaagaaactcGTTGATTGCTTTCCCCACGACTTGGATGTGGATAAGTTCCTGTCGTCACTTCACTATGAtgagtga